TGTAATCAAAGTTCCAAAACCTTTTCCCCTAAATTCATTAGCTGTACCGACTAAATGAATCCCTGCAATTGCATCTTTAATATAAAGCATTAAAGTAGCCACAATTTTATCTTTATAATAACAACCATAGAATCTAATATCATTTTCATTCAGAAATATTTTATACATATGCGAGTTTCTTTTTTTTCTGAATGCTTCTTCAGTTATTGATATCCACTCTTCAAGTTCATTAGTACTTTTTATAGTTCTAATTTCACCTATGTTGTCACTGTTTTCAAATTTGAATGAAGCTAAGTCAATAGCCATCCCAGACTGTTGATAAAACATATTGAAATTGAGACTCTGTAAATAATCTTCCAAAATTATTGGCTGGTTATATGAATTTGTTAATAAGTGTTTTGGAGCTATTTCAAGTTCTATATTTTTACGTAATAGCATGATTACTTCTTTAATATCAGCTAATGGAATATTCATATCAAAAACTTTATTATAGCCTTCAAAATATGAATTCTTAGCCCATGAATAGTAATCCAGTTTTACAACTTCTCCACACGATATATTTGCAGCTTTAATACATAAATTGCTTAGGTTCTTTTCAATAATAAGCGCGAAATCATTAATTTTACACATAGATCTCCTTTCTATTTCATTCTTTTAAGTGTTTCATCCAGTGAAATACATTCTGCATATCTACAATTCCACATAAATTCATTATAGTATTTGTAACTTTGATCTGAAGACATAAATTTATTATTAACTGTTGTATTTGCATATGCTGGAACTATAATATTAAATTCATGTTCAAATCCTAAAGCAAGTACCCCCATATAATTAGATAGGGGGGTACTTGTGGCGAAATATGAGAATACTATACAAAAGTATTTTTTTTAACATTGGGGAGTAAATCATAAATTGGACACTTAATTTTCTTTTCAAAATAATCTTTTATTTCAATTGTTTTTTTCCACCTTGCAACAGTTGATTCATTTATACCGTACCTACAAGCAACATCAATAAATCTTTTTTCAAGTAAACAAAATCCTGTCGGCAATGCTAAAGCATCGCTTAATTGTACTAATAAATCATAGTCATCATAAACAACTGAATTTATAATACTTTCAGTAAGAGCGTATTCTTCTTTTGTGACATCCCATTTTCCTATTGCGGAATGAATATCTTGTATCATAAATGAATGCGTGATGCAAATTTTAGCAACTTTATCCCACCCTTGTTCCATACAATATTGGTATCCAGCAATCGTATGACGTTCTGAAACCCTCCCTACTCGTCTACCTACATCATGTAGCAGCCCCAAAATATATGCTGTATTACTATCAAGATTTTCACAATGTTCTGCAATATTTTTGCAAGCCAGAGCTACAAATTCAGAATGTTGTTTCCATAATCCTGGATTTAATCTTTCTGCTTCGGCAAGAACTTCTATAGCTGTATTTTTAGTAGGATATTTTTTACACATAAAAACACTCCCTTTTATTAAAAAATTAATCTTCAACTTATCTAAGCCTTAACTTTAAATCCTTTACCCTTGCATCAGAAAGAGATTTATGTTACAAAATAATAAAATATCTTTTTTTCATACAATTTTATAATTCCGACTAATAATATATTTATTATACCATAATTACCATAAACTAAATATTTTTACAATTCTTTAAAAGTGATTAATAGCCTCAATGTGAATGTATCTAAATTGTGTTACATCCAGAATGTCAATATCCACTTAAAACAAGTAACCCATATCTACAGATATGGGGTTACTTGTGACGATATATATATGCACATTACGGTAAAATCAGATAAAATTATGTTTATACTTTTGAAATGTTATTGCTCTAATAGAGGGATAATACCTCTATTAACACTTCAATATTTTTATCCATATCGTTCAAAACTTCCAACCTATGACCAACTCCATCAATTTGTTTTAAACAAATAAGTTCTATACCCTTGTGACACGGTAAAAGAATGTTGCAACATAACTATAAATGATGATTAGTTACATGTTATAAATTCTGACTTTAAAATTCCATACTCATAGGTATCTGCCCATAAAGGGACCCCATTTATATCTTTCTTAAAATATATATTTTTAATAAGAGTTCCTTCATGCCTCATACCAAGCCTATCTAAT
This window of the Clostridium estertheticum genome carries:
- a CDS encoding GNAT family N-acetyltransferase, translated to MCKINDFALIIEKNLSNLCIKAANISCGEVVKLDYYSWAKNSYFEGYNKVFDMNIPLADIKEVIMLLRKNIELEIAPKHLLTNSYNQPIILEDYLQSLNFNMFYQQSGMAIDLASFKFENSDNIGEIRTIKSTNELEEWISITEEAFRKKRNSHMYKIFLNENDIRFYGCYYKDKIVATLMLYIKDAIAGIHLVGTANEFRGKGFGTLITKTALRDAKDLGCKYSVLQASDMGRNVYNSIGFKEYCKIRHWEYNKL
- a CDS encoding HD domain-containing protein codes for the protein MCKKYPTKNTAIEVLAEAERLNPGLWKQHSEFVALACKNIAEHCENLDSNTAYILGLLHDVGRRVGRVSERHTIAGYQYCMEQGWDKVAKICITHSFMIQDIHSAIGKWDVTKEEYALTESIINSVVYDDYDLLVQLSDALALPTGFCLLEKRFIDVACRYGINESTVARWKKTIEIKDYFEKKIKCPIYDLLPNVKKNTFV